The following DNA comes from Legionella sp. PATHC032.
GCTGTTCTGTAGTATGTCCGATAACCATGTAAGGGACTTGATATTGAGTAACCAGTTTATCAAAAGCGGCTTTATTTTGTTTATCGATTTCAAGAATAAAACCGCCTGTCTCTCCAAATAAAAGTTTGTCAGCAGATAATTCTGCATTAATTTGTACAGCGACCCCCATGGAGTTCTTAAAACTCATCTCAGCAAGAGCAACAGCAACCCCTCCCTCTGAGATATCATGGGCGGCGTTAATCAACCCATGCTGAATTGCCGCTGAAACAGCATGGATTTCTCTATTTAACAAACTTAAATCCGGTTTTGGAACATGAGAGCCCAATTCATTATGAAGCTGGTAATAAACACTACCACCACATTCGTCTTTACGCTCTCCAATCAATATCAATAAACTATCACTTTTCTTAAAATCAAAGGTAATAGCAAAATCAATATCTGGAAGTGTTCCCAGACAACTAATCATGGGGCTGGGAGGAATAGCTCCTTTCACTGATTCATTATACAATGAAACATTGCCGGCAATGACAGGCAATGTCGCTTGAGGATTATCTTTAAGATGAATAGCAGCACAGGCATCAACAATGCCTCGCACAGAGTCAACAAACTCGCGCATTTGTTCTGGCTTCTCTGGATTACCAAAACACAAACAATCTGTTATTGCGACTGGAGTAGCTCCAACCGCAGTGATATTCCGTACCGATTCGACAACCGCGTTAACAGCTCCCCAATAGGCATCAATTTTGTTATAGCGGGGATTTTGATCTAAAGACAAGGCAATGCCCGTTTTACGAATTTCCTCAGGATACTTTGTTTCATTAAATGGTTGTAATACTCCAGCATCAGCCCATCCTGCTTGTATGAAGGTACGGCCTTGCACTTGTTTATCATACATTTCAAAAATAGGCTGCCTACTCGCCACATTCTCATGAGCCAATAACTGCAATAAAATTTGATTATAATCATCTGGTTGGGGAAAAGAAGGTTCTGTCATTTGCTTCTGCAAAGAGGAATATGGCCTGTTATAAACAATGCCTTTCGTAACATCAGGGACTTTAGCCCTCACAAGTTCACGCCCCTGGTAATTCACTACGTATAATCCATCGGTACGAATTTTGCCGATTACTGCAGCGCAGGCTCCTTCAGAAACCTGTGGTAACGCGAAGGTTTCATTATAATGTTTCAGAATAGTATCTATTAAATCAGGAGGAACAACCCACATAAAGCGTTCCTGAGTTTCAGAGCACAAAATGACTGAAGGCATTAATCCTGGCATTCCCGTGGGCACTTTGTCCAAATCAATTTCGGCACCATAAGAGCCACCGGCTTCAGCCAACTCAATACTTGCGCAAGCCACACCACCTGCTCCTAAATCTTTAAAGCCCACCCTGTCAATTAAATTCTTTTCTCTGAGTAGTTGAAATAATGAATAATTGGCTTTAAGGAGATGTCTCTGTAAAAAAGCATTGGGTTCTTGAACGGCTCCCTTATTCTTTTCCTGCGAATCTTCTTCTAATACTGTCGAGGCAAAACTGGCACCACCAAACCCACTATTATCAGTTGGCTTACCAACTAAAATAAAAACATAATTCTCAGCGTCGGGTGGAGCATAAGAATGAATAATATGATCCTCTCTTACTATCCCCAGCGTGACTACAGTAACCAAACAATTTTCATTGTAGGCCGGATCATAGTACACATCACCAGCTATATTCGGTATTCCCAAAGGATTGCCATACCCTGCAATACCTGAAACGACACCCTCCTGTATCCAGTGAGTACGTGCACGCGTGATATCCCCAAAACGCAAACTGTCTGCTACTGCAATAACTTCCCCACCCATACAACAGACATCGCGGACATTACCACCTACTCCGGTAGCTGCACCTTCATAGGGAACAAT
Coding sequences within:
- the purL gene encoding phosphoribosylformylglycinamidine synthase subunit PurL — protein: MQNLTETLDFSSLNREEIEKLLCDYNLNLSVDEALTIQNEFLKRPPTISECVLWSIQGSEHCSYKSSRIHLKQFNTSGPHVILGAKEDAGIVSVAQDKNGYRYGVIVSHESHNHPSQIVPYEGAATGVGGNVRDVCCMGGEVIAVADSLRFGDITRARTHWIQEGVVSGIAGYGNPLGIPNIAGDVYYDPAYNENCLVTVVTLGIVREDHIIHSYAPPDAENYVFILVGKPTDNSGFGGASFASTVLEEDSQEKNKGAVQEPNAFLQRHLLKANYSLFQLLREKNLIDRVGFKDLGAGGVACASIELAEAGGSYGAEIDLDKVPTGMPGLMPSVILCSETQERFMWVVPPDLIDTILKHYNETFALPQVSEGACAAVIGKIRTDGLYVVNYQGRELVRAKVPDVTKGIVYNRPYSSLQKQMTEPSFPQPDDYNQILLQLLAHENVASRQPIFEMYDKQVQGRTFIQAGWADAGVLQPFNETKYPEEIRKTGIALSLDQNPRYNKIDAYWGAVNAVVESVRNITAVGATPVAITDCLCFGNPEKPEQMREFVDSVRGIVDACAAIHLKDNPQATLPVIAGNVSLYNESVKGAIPPSPMISCLGTLPDIDFAITFDFKKSDSLLILIGERKDECGGSVYYQLHNELGSHVPKPDLSLLNREIHAVSAAIQHGLINAAHDISEGGVAVALAEMSFKNSMGVAVQINAELSADKLLFGETGGFILEIDKQNKAAFDKLVTQYQVPYMVIGHTTEQPVLQMNSVISLPVKEAKQAWENGLRARLL